One window of bacterium genomic DNA carries:
- the rplQ gene encoding 50S ribosomal protein L17, which yields MRHLKKGRKLNRTISHKKALLNNLVTELFRHGKIATTSAKTKELTGLADKLISLTKIGDLHSRRQVLTYVKSKDVGKKLFEVIGPRFQNRNGGYTRILKVGKRIGDGAEMSLIELVE from the coding sequence TTGCGTCATTTAAAAAAAGGTAGAAAACTTAATCGCACCATAAGCCATAAAAAGGCTCTGTTAAATAATCTTGTCACCGAATTATTTCGACATGGGAAGATTGCAACAACTTCAGCCAAAACAAAGGAATTAACCGGGTTAGCAGATAAATTAATCTCTCTGACAAAAATCGGCGACCTACATTCAAGAAGACAGGTACTGACTTATGTTAAAAGTAAAGATGTAGGGAAAAAATTATTTGAAGTTATTGGACCAAGATTCCAGAATCGAAATGGAGGATACACGAGAATACTGAAAGTTGGCAAAAGAATCGGTGATGGAGCAGAGATGTCTTTAATTGAATTAGTAGAATGA